One Phaseolus vulgaris cultivar G19833 chromosome 11, P. vulgaris v2.0, whole genome shotgun sequence genomic window carries:
- the LOC137822615 gene encoding uncharacterized protein, whose amino-acid sequence MKSCVFFKVDYEKAYDSVSWDFLYYMLERLGFCAQWIRWIKGCLESASVSVLVNGSPSREFTPGKGLRQGDPLAPFLFLIVAEGLARVSRMAEEKSLIDSLEVGRDKVKLPSVVAEKLDRIQRNFLWGWGSDGRKIAWASWKKVCEPRDYGGLDIINLRLFNLALLGAKVAELGNWIDGIWVWHFEWRRPFFEWEKPLVEQFFQLLQGVKLESGKADCWIWKAGGFHTFTVNSAYIQVRKDRVGEVSPNYSKLWRCKALPSALVTA is encoded by the exons ATGAAGAGTTGTGTTTTCTTTAAAGTTGACTATGAGAAGGCATATGACTCGGTAAGTTGGGATTTTCTCTATTATATGCTAGAGAGGTTGGGCTTTTGCGCTCAATGGATTCGTTGGATTAAGGGGTGTTTAGAATCTGCTTCAGTCTCGGTGCTTGTGAACGGTAGTCCATCTAGAGAATTTACTCCTGGGAAGGGACTTCGTCAAGGTGATCCGTTAGCACCGTTTCTTTTTCTGATAGTTGCGGAAGGGTTGGCTAGGGTTTCCAGGATGGCAGAAGAGAAGAGTTTGATTGACAGTCTGGAGGTTGGAAGGGATAAAGTGAAG TTACCTTCTGTGGTGGCAGAGAAGTTAGATCGAATACAAAGGAATTTCCTTTGGGGATGGGGTTCCGATGGTAGGAAGATCGCTTGGGCCTCTTGGAAAAAGGTTTGTGAGCCTCGTGACTATGGGGGTCTAGATATTATTAACCTAAGGTTGTTTAATTTGGCTCTTTTAG GTGCAAAGGTGGCTGAACTAGGGAATTGGATTGATGGTATTTGGGTGTGGCACTTTGAATGGCGTAGACCCTTTTTTGAATGGGAGAAACCTCTGGTGGAGCAGTTCTTTCAGTTACTACAAGGGGTGAAGTTGGAATCGGGAAAGGCAGATTGTTGGATTTGGAAGGCAGGGGGGTTTCATACTTTTACGGTTAACTCAGCCTATATTCAGGTTAGGAAGGATAGAGTTGGGGAGGTTTCTCCAAATTACAGTAAGTTGTGGAGGTGCAAAGCTTTGCCTTCCGCTTTGGTCACTGCTTAG